A single window of Streptomyces xanthii DNA harbors:
- a CDS encoding Lrp/AsnC family transcriptional regulator: MQEFGGALDDLDQALVHALQIAPRAGWARIGAALGVDPVTVARRWGRLTEAGAAWVSCHPGPVLAETGQGCLAFVEVDCANGRVPEVARALAAEPHVIAVEHVSGERDLLITLIAPRLAAVTRWVTHRLGALPGVVTARTHLASTVYTEGSRWRLRALDAAQIARLTESAPPRGDTSVFELTDLDHALFAELSVDGRIGHRALAERCGAGPDTVRRRVNRLLASGMAQPRCEVARPLSEWPVSLVLWGRSAPDGLRAVAQQVTGAREVRLCAGVIGRHNLKVIAWVRSLDDAQRFEVRLAERVPALTVVDRAVALWPVKLNGHLLDENGYRTGAVPIDARDAGRV, encoded by the coding sequence GTGCAGGAATTCGGCGGTGCGCTGGACGATCTCGACCAGGCGCTCGTGCACGCCCTCCAGATCGCGCCGCGGGCCGGGTGGGCGCGGATCGGCGCGGCACTCGGCGTGGACCCGGTGACGGTGGCGCGCCGCTGGGGCCGGCTGACCGAGGCGGGCGCCGCGTGGGTGAGCTGTCATCCCGGGCCCGTCCTCGCGGAGACCGGCCAGGGCTGTCTCGCGTTCGTCGAGGTGGACTGCGCGAACGGCCGGGTGCCGGAGGTGGCCCGGGCGCTCGCCGCCGAGCCGCACGTCATCGCCGTCGAGCACGTCAGCGGTGAGCGCGACCTGCTGATCACCCTGATCGCGCCCCGGCTGGCGGCGGTCACGCGCTGGGTGACGCACCGGCTCGGCGCCCTGCCGGGCGTCGTCACGGCCCGCACCCATCTGGCGAGCACCGTCTACACCGAGGGCAGCCGGTGGCGGCTGCGGGCGCTCGACGCGGCGCAGATCGCCCGGCTCACCGAGTCGGCGCCGCCGCGCGGGGACACGTCGGTGTTCGAGCTGACCGACCTCGACCATGCCCTGTTCGCGGAGCTGTCGGTGGACGGCAGGATCGGCCATAGGGCGCTCGCCGAACGCTGCGGCGCGGGCCCGGACACCGTGCGCCGCCGGGTCAACCGGCTGCTGGCCTCGGGGATGGCCCAGCCGCGCTGCGAGGTGGCGCGCCCGCTGTCGGAGTGGCCGGTGTCCCTTGTCCTGTGGGGGCGCAGCGCGCCCGACGGGCTGCGGGCGGTGGCGCAGCAGGTCACGGGCGCGCGCGAGGTGCGCCTGTGCGCGGGGGTGATCGGCCGGCACAACCTGAAGGTGATCGCCTGGGTGCGCTCCCTGGACGACGCGCAGCGCTTCGAGGTGCGGCTCGCGGAGCGGGTGCCCGCTCTGACGGTCGTCGACCGGGCGGTGGCCCTGTGGCCGGTGAAGCTGAACGGGCACCTGCTCGACGAGAACGGCTACCGCACGGGCGCGGTCCCGATCGACGCCCGCGACGCCGGCCGGGTCTGA
- the glgC gene encoding glucose-1-phosphate adenylyltransferase, which yields MRGGPSVLGIVLAGGEGKRLLPLTADRAKPAVTFGGTYRLVDFVLSNLVNGDILRICVLTQYKSHSLDRHVTTTWRMSSLLGNYVTPVPAQQRLGPRWFSGSADAILQSLNLVHDEQPDYIAVFGADHVYRMDPRQMLAQHIENGAGVTVAGIRVPRTEASQFGVITPARDGTRVESFLEKPAEPPPLPGSPGQVFASMGNYLFTTKTLVDALQQDAEDTASAHDMGGSILPLLTERGVAQVYDFDGNHVPGETERDHGYWRDVGTLDAYYEAHMDLVSDQPVFDLDNRRWPIYTHPGQLPPARFCAGGIASGSIVSPGCVIRGQVTRSVLSPGVEIGDGAVVQGSVLHDNVRIGRGAVVRGAVLDKNVEVPAGATIGVNPGRDAELYTVSKTGVIALGKGQAVR from the coding sequence ATGCGCGGTGGACCTTCGGTGCTCGGGATCGTACTGGCGGGAGGAGAGGGCAAGCGGCTGTTACCGCTCACCGCGGACCGGGCGAAACCCGCGGTCACCTTCGGCGGCACCTACCGGCTCGTCGACTTCGTCCTGTCGAACCTGGTGAACGGCGACATCCTGCGGATCTGCGTGCTCACCCAGTACAAGTCCCACTCCCTCGACCGGCACGTGACGACGACCTGGCGCATGTCGAGCCTGCTCGGCAACTACGTCACCCCGGTGCCCGCCCAGCAGCGGCTCGGCCCGCGCTGGTTCTCCGGCAGTGCCGACGCGATCCTCCAGTCCCTCAACCTCGTCCACGACGAACAGCCCGACTACATCGCCGTGTTCGGCGCCGACCACGTGTACCGCATGGACCCGCGCCAGATGCTCGCCCAGCACATCGAGAACGGCGCGGGTGTCACCGTCGCCGGCATCCGGGTGCCCCGCACCGAGGCCTCCCAGTTCGGCGTCATCACCCCGGCACGCGACGGCACCCGCGTCGAGTCCTTCCTGGAGAAACCTGCCGAGCCGCCGCCGCTGCCCGGCAGCCCCGGTCAGGTGTTCGCCTCGATGGGCAATTACCTGTTCACCACCAAGACCCTCGTCGACGCCCTCCAGCAGGACGCCGAGGACACCGCCTCCGCGCACGACATGGGCGGCTCGATCCTGCCCCTGCTCACCGAGCGCGGCGTCGCCCAGGTCTACGACTTCGACGGCAACCACGTGCCCGGCGAGACCGAACGCGACCACGGCTACTGGCGCGACGTCGGCACCCTCGACGCCTACTACGAGGCCCACATGGACCTCGTCTCGGACCAGCCCGTCTTCGACCTCGACAACCGGCGCTGGCCCATCTACACCCACCCCGGGCAGCTGCCGCCCGCCCGGTTCTGCGCGGGCGGCATCGCGAGCGGGTCGATCGTCAGCCCCGGCTGCGTCATCCGCGGCCAGGTCACCCGCTCGGTGCTCTCGCCGGGCGTGGAGATCGGCGACGGCGCCGTCGTCCAGGGCTCGGTCCTGCACGACAACGTGCGGATCGGCAGGGGAGCGGTGGTGCGCGGAGCCGTCCTGGACAAGAACGTCGAGGTCCCGGCCGGCGCCACGATCGGCGTCAACCCGGGCCGCGACGCCGAGCTGTACACGGTGTCGAAGACCGGCGTCATCGCGCTCGGGAAGGGGCAGGCGGTGCGCTGA
- the glgA gene encoding glycogen synthase, producing MRVGLLTREYPPDVYGGAGVHVEFLARELRPLVDLEVHTWGEGSSAGVRRHRAWPALDGANDALRTLSVDLAMAAALEGRELVHSHTWYTALAGHLAALHLGVPHVMTAHSLEPLRPWKAEQLGGGYALSAWAERTAIEAADGVIAVSRAMRDDILSCYPALEPKKVRVVHNGIDVSLYRADPGTDVLRRFGIDPARPYVLFVGRITRQKGVPHLLRAARHLAKGVQVVLCAGAPDTPEIGREFRALVEELKRTRDGVCWIPSMLPRTEVVQLLTHASVFVCPSVYEPLGIVNLEAMACGTPVVASRVGGIPEVVAHGESGLLVPYAEQDPEAFEAGLARAIDETVGDPDAARRMGEAGRERAAAEFGWDAIARRTADVYEEIIDGA from the coding sequence GTGCGAGTGGGACTGCTCACGAGGGAGTACCCGCCGGACGTCTACGGCGGCGCCGGGGTCCACGTCGAGTTCCTGGCGCGCGAGCTGCGCCCGCTCGTCGACCTGGAAGTGCACACCTGGGGTGAGGGTTCATCGGCCGGGGTCCGCCGGCACCGCGCCTGGCCCGCCCTCGACGGGGCCAACGACGCGCTGCGCACCCTGTCCGTGGACCTGGCGATGGCCGCCGCACTCGAAGGCCGCGAGCTCGTCCACTCCCACACCTGGTACACGGCGCTCGCCGGCCATCTCGCCGCCCTGCACCTCGGCGTCCCGCACGTCATGACCGCGCACTCCCTGGAGCCGCTGCGCCCCTGGAAGGCGGAGCAGCTCGGCGGCGGCTACGCCCTGTCGGCCTGGGCCGAGCGCACCGCGATCGAGGCCGCGGACGGGGTCATCGCCGTCTCCCGCGCCATGCGCGACGACATCCTGTCCTGTTATCCGGCCCTGGAGCCCAAGAAGGTCCGGGTCGTGCACAACGGCATCGACGTCTCCCTGTACCGCGCCGACCCCGGCACCGACGTCCTGCGCCGTTTCGGCATCGACCCCGCCCGCCCGTACGTCCTGTTCGTCGGCCGCATCACGAGGCAGAAGGGCGTCCCGCACCTGCTGCGCGCCGCCCGGCACCTCGCCAAGGGCGTCCAGGTCGTGCTGTGCGCGGGGGCGCCCGACACGCCGGAGATCGGCCGGGAGTTCCGCGCGCTGGTCGAGGAGCTGAAGCGGACCCGGGACGGTGTGTGCTGGATCCCGTCCATGCTGCCGCGCACCGAGGTCGTCCAACTCCTCACGCACGCCTCGGTGTTCGTGTGCCCGTCCGTCTACGAGCCGCTCGGCATCGTCAACCTGGAGGCGATGGCCTGCGGAACCCCCGTCGTGGCCTCCCGGGTCGGCGGCATCCCGGAGGTCGTCGCGCACGGCGAGAGCGGACTGCTCGTCCCGTACGCGGAACAGGACCCGGAGGCCTTCGAGGCGGGCCTCGCGCGGGCGATCGACGAGACGGTCGGCGACCCGGACGCGGCCCGCCGCATGGGTGAGGCCGGACGGGAGCGGGCCGCGGCCGAGTTCGGCTGGGACGCGATCGCGCGGCGCACGGCGGACGTGTACGAGGAGATCATCGACGGCGCCTGA
- a CDS encoding DMT family transporter has product MSALALSVLLSLVSAVAYAGGAIVQERVAETSPEAVYAPLRRPAWWGAGCLNGMGALLHVIALAYGPLSVVQPLGALTIVLALPMSALLVGRRAGATAWRGAIMATAGLAGLLALTGTPSEQSLDGTERLVVGLITAGAVLVLMTSARAAHRHPVVRSVLLAIGAGGAFGMASVFTKSVAEDWSGSVPEQLTTLLAIAALATTGMLLSQASYRGAGLAAPLATATVVNPVVASAVGLTLFGESFRHGTAGTVLALGCGVVAAGGLILLTTERIGRDRRAAGARDGASSDAAPASPAPDGPVVPDGPVVPDSPAALDDIPKHPHRPGRPSRPRRPRDDRRIQDVRS; this is encoded by the coding sequence ATGAGTGCCCTGGCGCTGTCCGTGCTGCTGTCGCTCGTCTCCGCCGTCGCGTACGCGGGCGGGGCGATCGTGCAGGAGCGCGTCGCGGAGACCTCTCCGGAAGCGGTGTACGCGCCGCTGCGCAGGCCGGCCTGGTGGGGCGCGGGCTGCCTGAACGGGATGGGAGCGCTCCTGCACGTCATCGCGCTCGCGTACGGGCCGCTGAGCGTCGTGCAGCCGCTCGGCGCGCTCACCATCGTGCTCGCCCTGCCGATGTCGGCGCTGCTGGTGGGGCGCCGGGCCGGGGCGACCGCCTGGCGCGGCGCGATCATGGCGACGGCGGGCCTCGCGGGGCTCCTCGCGCTGACCGGCACCCCCTCCGAGCAGTCCCTGGACGGTACGGAGCGTCTCGTGGTCGGTCTGATCACGGCCGGGGCCGTCCTCGTCCTGATGACGTCGGCGCGGGCCGCGCACCGGCATCCGGTGGTGCGGTCGGTGCTGCTGGCCATAGGGGCGGGCGGCGCGTTCGGCATGGCGTCGGTGTTCACGAAGTCCGTCGCCGAGGACTGGTCGGGCAGCGTCCCGGAGCAGCTCACGACGCTGCTGGCGATCGCCGCGCTGGCGACGACGGGCATGCTGCTGTCGCAGGCGTCCTACCGGGGCGCGGGCCTGGCCGCGCCCCTGGCGACGGCGACGGTCGTGAACCCGGTGGTGGCGTCCGCCGTCGGCCTCACCCTGTTCGGCGAGTCCTTCCGGCACGGCACGGCGGGCACCGTCCTGGCGCTCGGCTGCGGTGTCGTGGCGGCGGGCGGCCTGATCCTGCTCACCACGGAGCGCATCGGCCGGGACCGGCGGGCCGCCGGGGCGCGGGACGGGGCGTCATCGGACGCCGCGCCCGCCTCTCCGGCGCCGGACGGCCCGGTGGTACCGGACGGCCCGGTGGTGCCGGACAGTCCCGCCGCGCTGGACGACATCCCGAAGCATCCGCACCGCCCCGGCCGCCCGAGCCGCCCGCGGCGGCCCCGGGACGACCGGAGGATCCAGGACGTCAGATCCTGA
- a CDS encoding transglycosylase family protein produces MALRGRHRRYQPSRVNRASLTVTVGGAGIAIPLIGAGTAEAADAATWNKVAACESSGNWSINTGNGYYGGLQFTGSTWAAYGGTAYAPRADLATRDQQIAVAEKVLDGQGPGAWPVCSQRAGLSRTPEAAPPRAPERPAVRAVKDVKPEVTPQSRAGRTEMYTVLGGDTLSGIAQSRKVPGGWSRLYEANRSTIGADPDLILPGQRLAMPGGKATPVRPDRTQKPAARPAESAQPPAHKAEPKQPEHKKAAPKRTEPKKAEREKAAPHRTAPKKKPQAEKPATHRTSGVVAPVSASIGTPYHAAGSSWSKGYHTGVDFAVPTGTSVKAVAAGQVVSAGWGGSYGYEVVIKHADGRYSQYGHLSALSVKSGQRVVAGQRIARSGSTGNSTGPHLHFEVRTGPGFGSDIDPLGYLRARGVRI; encoded by the coding sequence ATGGCGTTACGCGGCCGGCACCGCCGGTATCAGCCGAGCCGGGTCAACCGGGCGTCGCTCACCGTGACCGTGGGCGGCGCGGGCATCGCGATCCCCCTGATAGGCGCGGGCACCGCCGAGGCCGCCGACGCCGCGACCTGGAACAAGGTCGCCGCCTGCGAGTCCTCCGGCAACTGGAGCATCAACACGGGGAACGGCTACTACGGCGGCCTCCAGTTCACCGGCTCCACCTGGGCCGCGTACGGCGGCACCGCCTACGCGCCGCGCGCCGACCTCGCCACCCGCGACCAGCAGATCGCCGTGGCCGAGAAGGTCCTCGACGGGCAGGGGCCCGGCGCCTGGCCGGTCTGCTCGCAGCGGGCGGGCCTGTCCCGCACCCCCGAAGCCGCCCCGCCCCGCGCCCCCGAGCGTCCTGCGGTCCGCGCCGTCAAGGACGTGAAACCCGAGGTCACGCCGCAGTCCAGAGCCGGCCGCACCGAGATGTACACGGTCCTCGGCGGCGACACGCTCTCCGGCATCGCACAGAGCCGCAAGGTGCCCGGCGGCTGGTCCCGGCTCTACGAGGCGAACCGCTCGACCATCGGCGCCGACCCGGACCTCATCCTGCCCGGCCAGCGCCTCGCGATGCCCGGCGGGAAGGCGACCCCGGTCCGCCCGGACCGTACGCAGAAGCCCGCGGCGCGTCCGGCGGAGTCGGCGCAGCCTCCGGCGCACAAGGCGGAGCCGAAGCAGCCCGAACACAAGAAGGCAGCCCCGAAGAGGACCGAGCCCAAGAAGGCCGAGCGCGAGAAGGCTGCGCCGCACAGAACCGCGCCGAAGAAGAAGCCGCAGGCCGAGAAGCCCGCGACGCACCGCACGAGCGGCGTCGTCGCCCCGGTCAGCGCCTCCATCGGCACCCCGTACCACGCGGCCGGGTCCTCCTGGTCGAAGGGCTACCACACGGGCGTCGACTTCGCGGTGCCCACCGGCACCTCCGTCAAGGCCGTCGCCGCAGGTCAGGTCGTGTCCGCGGGCTGGGGCGGCTCGTACGGCTACGAGGTCGTGATCAAGCACGCCGACGGCCGCTACAGCCAGTACGGGCACCTGTCCGCGCTCAGCGTGAAGAGCGGGCAGCGGGTCGTCGCGGGCCAGCGCATCGCCCGGTCGGGCTCCACGGGCAACAGCACGGGCCCGCATCTGCACTTCGAGGTGCGGACCGGGCCCGGCTTCGGCAGCGACATCGACCCGCTCGGCTATCTGCGGGCCCGCGGCGTCAGGATCTGA
- the gndA gene encoding NADP-dependent phosphogluconate dehydrogenase, translated as MSSSTAQIGVTGLAVMGRNLARNFARNGYTVALHNRTAARTHDLVAEFGEEGIFVPTETAEEFVAALERPRRLVIMVKAGAATDAVIGEFAPLLEPGDMIVDGGNAHFADTRRREKELREQGIHFVGTGVSGGEEGALHGPSIMPGGSVESYAALGPMLEKISAKAKDGAPCVTHVGPDGAGHFVKMVHNGIEYADMQLIGEAYQLLRDVGGYTPAQIADVFRTWNTGRLDSYLIEITAEVLSHVDAATDRPFVDIVQDRAEQKGTGRWTVQIALDLGVPVSGIAEAVFARSLSGHADLRAASGELAGPRPEPIADTERADFADHVEQALYASKIVSYTQGFHEIAAGSAEYDWDIDLGAVARIWRGGCIIRAAFLDRITAAYEADPGLVSLLSDKGFAEEIAAAQNDWRSVVSTAVTEGVPTPGFAAALAYYDTLRAERLPAALTQGQRDFFGAHTYRRVDREGSFHTLWGGDRSEVEA; from the coding sequence ATGAGCAGCAGCACAGCGCAGATCGGTGTCACGGGGCTCGCCGTCATGGGCCGCAACCTCGCGCGGAACTTCGCCCGCAACGGCTACACCGTGGCCCTCCACAACCGCACGGCGGCGCGCACCCACGACCTCGTCGCGGAGTTCGGCGAGGAGGGCATCTTCGTCCCGACCGAGACCGCCGAGGAGTTCGTGGCGGCGCTGGAGCGGCCCCGACGCCTGGTGATCATGGTGAAGGCGGGTGCGGCGACGGACGCGGTGATCGGCGAGTTCGCCCCGCTGCTCGAACCCGGCGACATGATCGTCGACGGCGGCAACGCGCACTTCGCGGACACCCGGCGGCGCGAGAAGGAACTGCGCGAGCAGGGCATCCACTTCGTCGGCACGGGCGTCTCCGGCGGCGAGGAGGGCGCCCTGCACGGTCCGAGCATCATGCCGGGCGGCAGCGTCGAGTCGTACGCCGCGCTCGGGCCGATGCTGGAGAAGATCTCCGCGAAGGCGAAGGACGGCGCCCCGTGCGTGACGCACGTCGGCCCGGACGGCGCGGGCCACTTCGTGAAGATGGTGCACAACGGCATCGAGTACGCGGACATGCAGCTGATCGGCGAGGCGTACCAGCTGCTGCGCGACGTGGGCGGCTACACCCCGGCGCAGATCGCGGACGTCTTCCGCACGTGGAACACGGGCCGGCTCGACTCGTACCTGATCGAGATCACGGCGGAGGTGCTGTCCCACGTGGACGCGGCGACCGACCGGCCGTTCGTCGACATCGTGCAGGACCGCGCCGAGCAGAAGGGCACGGGACGCTGGACCGTGCAGATCGCGCTGGACCTCGGGGTGCCGGTGTCGGGCATCGCGGAGGCGGTGTTCGCCCGCTCCCTGTCGGGCCACGCCGACCTGCGGGCGGCGTCCGGCGAACTCGCGGGCCCGCGCCCCGAGCCGATCGCGGACACGGAGCGCGCCGACTTCGCCGATCACGTCGAGCAGGCGCTGTACGCCTCGAAGATCGTGTCGTACACGCAGGGCTTCCACGAGATCGCGGCGGGCAGCGCGGAGTACGACTGGGACATCGACCTGGGGGCGGTGGCCCGGATCTGGCGCGGCGGCTGCATCATCCGGGCCGCGTTCCTGGACCGCATCACCGCGGCCTACGAGGCCGACCCCGGTCTGGTGTCGCTGCTGTCCGACAAGGGGTTCGCCGAGGAGATCGCGGCAGCCCAGAACGACTGGCGGTCGGTGGTGAGCACCGCGGTGACCGAGGGCGTGCCGACCCCGGGCTTCGCCGCGGCGCTCGCCTACTACGACACGCTGCGCGCGGAGCGGCTGCCGGCCGCGCTCACCCAGGGCCAGCGCGACTTCTTCGGCGCGCACACCTACCGGCGCGTCGACCGCGAGGGCTCGTTCCACACCCTCTGGGGCGGCGACCGCAGCGAGGTCGAGGCCTGA
- a CDS encoding aspartate/glutamate racemase family protein yields MLVLLHTSPVHVPVFEALRDAHHPGLALRHVVREELLERARAAGPASVTDDVRHLLAEAAADGAGAVLCTCSSIGGVAESLAADLGVPVLRLDRPMAARAVALGPRVTVVATTHSTLGPTVALVEEEAARAGRPVDVRTVLVEGAWELFLAGDHEGYLGLVTAALDAIGPADADAVVLAQASIADAADRTRTDVSVLSSPRPGLAAAARAAAAVE; encoded by the coding sequence GTGCTCGTCCTGCTGCACACCTCGCCCGTGCACGTGCCCGTCTTCGAGGCTCTGCGCGACGCGCACCATCCCGGGCTCGCCCTGCGGCACGTCGTGCGCGAGGAACTCCTGGAGCGGGCCCGGGCCGCCGGGCCCGCCTCCGTCACCGACGACGTCCGCCACCTGCTGGCCGAGGCCGCCGCCGACGGGGCCGGAGCCGTGCTGTGCACCTGCTCCTCGATCGGCGGCGTCGCCGAGTCACTCGCCGCGGACCTCGGGGTGCCCGTGCTGCGGCTCGACCGGCCCATGGCGGCCCGCGCCGTCGCCCTCGGCCCGCGCGTGACCGTCGTCGCCACCACCCACAGCACCCTGGGCCCCACCGTCGCCCTCGTCGAGGAGGAGGCGGCCCGCGCCGGGCGCCCCGTCGACGTACGGACGGTGCTGGTGGAGGGGGCCTGGGAGCTGTTCCTCGCCGGGGACCACGAGGGATATCTCGGCCTCGTCACCGCCGCGCTGGACGCCATCGGCCCCGCCGACGCCGATGCCGTCGTGCTGGCCCAGGCCTCGATCGCGGACGCCGCCGACCGGACCCGTACGGACGTGTCCGTGCTCTCCAGCCCGCGCCCCGGACTGGCAGCCGCGGCACGCGCCGCGGCAGCTGTGGAGTAG
- a CDS encoding GNAT family N-acetyltransferase: protein MSPTSTPGEIDIRDDRERGRLSARMGGPDGELVGHIQYFVLEEPERALVAVHTIVEREYEGRGIAGSLTRELYAIAAREAVHVVPLCPFAVRWAARHPGEAPTVSDTLRRAAEQALASDPGKW, encoded by the coding sequence ATGAGCCCCACGAGCACGCCGGGCGAGATCGACATCCGGGACGACCGCGAGCGGGGCCGGCTGAGCGCCCGGATGGGCGGGCCCGACGGGGAACTCGTCGGGCACATCCAGTACTTCGTGCTGGAGGAGCCGGAGCGGGCCCTGGTCGCCGTGCACACGATCGTGGAGCGGGAGTACGAGGGCCGCGGCATCGCCGGCTCGCTCACCCGCGAGCTGTACGCGATCGCCGCCCGGGAGGCCGTGCACGTCGTCCCGCTGTGCCCGTTCGCCGTGCGCTGGGCCGCCCGGCACCCCGGTGAGGCGCCCACCGTGTCCGACACGCTGCGGCGGGCCGCCGAGCAGGCACTCGCCTCCGACCCCGGGAAGTGGTGA
- the panD gene encoding aspartate 1-decarboxylase, with product MLRTMFKSKIHRATVTQADLHYVGSVTIDADLLDAADLLPGELVHIVDIDNGARLETYVIEGERGSGVIGINGAAAHLVHPGDLVIIISYAQVDDAEARALRPQVVHVDRENKIVALGADPSEPVPGGADRRSPQAVPAG from the coding sequence GTGCTGCGCACCATGTTCAAGTCCAAGATCCACCGTGCCACCGTCACCCAGGCCGACCTGCACTACGTAGGCTCCGTGACCATCGATGCCGATCTGCTCGACGCCGCCGATCTGCTGCCCGGCGAGCTCGTGCACATCGTCGACATCGACAACGGGGCCCGGCTCGAGACGTACGTCATCGAGGGGGAGCGGGGGTCCGGAGTCATCGGGATCAACGGGGCTGCCGCCCACCTCGTGCACCCGGGCGACCTCGTGATCATCATCAGTTACGCTCAGGTCGACGACGCCGAGGCGCGTGCGCTGCGGCCCCAGGTCGTGCACGTGGACCGGGAGAACAAGATCGTCGCGCTGGGTGCGGACCCCTCCGAGCCCGTCCCCGGCGGCGCCGACCGGCGCAGCCCCCAGGCGGTGCCCGCGGGCTGA
- a CDS encoding SRPBCC family protein, protein MRRIFTRLAGGTVIDVDPAEVWTAIHHWGEVHRGLAPGFVIDTHVDGDVRVVTFADGTVVHELVVSLDDDARRIAYAVVGGSMDLVHHHASMQVFAEAGRRSRFVWITDVQPHSCAEPVAAMVDQGIQAIRRTLSIASAAAS, encoded by the coding sequence ATGCGCAGAATCTTCACGCGACTCGCCGGGGGAACCGTGATCGATGTCGACCCCGCAGAGGTGTGGACCGCGATCCATCACTGGGGCGAGGTCCACCGCGGACTCGCCCCGGGCTTCGTCATCGACACCCATGTCGACGGCGACGTCCGGGTGGTGACCTTCGCGGACGGCACGGTCGTGCACGAGCTCGTCGTGTCGCTGGACGACGACGCCCGGCGCATCGCGTACGCGGTGGTGGGCGGATCCATGGACCTCGTCCACCACCACGCCTCCATGCAGGTGTTCGCCGAAGCCGGCAGGCGCAGCCGATTCGTCTGGATCACCGACGTGCAGCCGCACAGCTGCGCGGAGCCCGTCGCCGCGATGGTCGACCAGGGGATCCAGGCGATCCGCCGGACCCTGAGCATCGCGTCCGCCGCCGCTTCCTGA